A genomic window from Lycium barbarum isolate Lr01 chromosome 4, ASM1917538v2, whole genome shotgun sequence includes:
- the LOC132636222 gene encoding probable sugar phosphate/phosphate translocator At2g25520 has translation MGKGASLSNGLVKKIVLSYTYVAIWIFLSFTVIVYNKYILDRKLYGWPFPISLTMIHMTFCSSLAFLLVRVFKVVEPVSLSRNVYLTCILPIGALYSVSLWLSNSAYIYLSVSFIQMLKALMPVAVYTIGILFKKDSFKNSTMGNMLAISVGVAIAAYGEAKYDSWGVLLQLLAVLFEATRLVMIQILLTSKGISLNPITSLYYVAPSCLVFLSIPWIFVELPVLRENSSFQFDFAIFGTNSLCAFALNLAVFLLVGKTSALTMNVAGVVKDWLLIAFSWSVIKDTVTPVNLIGYGLAFLGVAYYNHQKLQAMKAKEAQKKAQQADEEAGRLLTERESDGSPDGKKGDSQS, from the coding sequence ATGGGAAAAGGCGCTTCCTTGTCTAATGGCTTAGTAAAGAAGATCGTTCTTTCCTATACCTATGTAGCCATCTGGATCTTCCTTTCTTTCACTGTCATTGTTTACAACAAATACATTCTTGACAGGAAACTCTATGGTTGGCCATTCCCCATCTCTCTTACAATGATCCACATGACCTTTTGTTCATCTTTAGCTTTCCTTCTTGTTCGTGTCTTCAAAGTTGTTGAGCCTGTTTCTTTATCTCGTAACGTCTACCTCACTTGTATACTCCCTATTGGTGCTCTTTATTCTGTTTCCCTTTGGCTTTCAAACTCTGCTTATATCTATCTTTCTGTTTCCTTTATTCAAATGTTGAAAGCCCTTATGCCTGTTGCTGTTTATACTATTGGGATCTTGTTTAAAAAGGACAGTTTCAAGAACTCAACTATGGGGAATATGCTTGCTATTTCAGTTGGTGTTGCTATTGCTGCTTATGGTGAAGCAAAGTATGATTCTTGGGGTGTTTTACTTCAGTTACTTGCTGTTTTGTTTGAGGCTACTAGGCTTGTTATGATCCAGATCTTGTTGACTTCAAAGGGTATTAGCTTAAATCCAATTACTTCTTTGTATTATGTTGCTCCTAGTTGCTTGGTTTTCTTGTCAATTCCTTGGATTTTTGTGGAGCTTCCAGTATTGAGAGAGAATTCGAGTTTTCAGTTTGATTTCGCGATTTTCGGGACTAATTCGTTGTGTGCTTTCGCGTTGAATTTGGCTGTGTTCTTGTTGGTTGGAAAGACTTCAGCTTTGACTATGAATGTTGCTGGGGTTGTTAAAGATTGGTTGCTTATTGCATTTTCTTGGTCGGTGATTAAGGATACCGTGACACCAGTGAATCTGATTGGGTATGGATTGGCATTCTTGGGCGTTGCATACTATAATCATCAGAAGTTACAGGCAATGAAGGCAAAGGAAGCGCAGAAGAAAGCTCAACAAGCAGATGAGGAAGCTGGTAGATTGTTGACTGAGAGAGAATCTGATGGATCACCTGATGGAAAGAAGGGTGATTCACAGTCCTAG